The sequence below is a genomic window from Euwallacea fornicatus isolate EFF26 chromosome 1, ASM4011564v1, whole genome shotgun sequence.
AATACTTAgaatcatgttttttttataaacaatttcgtctgtattaaaaatatgtcacgTGTTCAATGTTaaataactttgatatttactTTACGATTTTATTGGTTGCTTGAGATGTTtacaaattgagaaaaaaatgcagtATGTTTGATTCATCCTGTATGTAATGCATATTCATTCTGTGTGTaaggataattaattttctccatAAAATTGGtgatttgaaataattccTAAACAATTAAGTTTctagttaattaataaaatcactAAAATCGGAACATGCGTTTAAACGTTATTTAGCGAGAAAGTTGTAATATATAACTGAGACGTAAAAGTTTAGTTTTCAGATCTGATATTATAGTTTGAAATAAAGAAGTTACTTCCGAGTACATATTGTTTCGTTTCCTAGCAAAAATAAGCGagaaaagcaataattttccaACTGAAACAAAATGAGGCCTGTATCACTAATAACTGATGTTGATGGTGCCACTAGATTTATTTTAGAAGTGTTAAAGATAACTAActaataatcattaaaaaaaatcactaacaGTAAATGATAAACCGTAAATGTAGCATACTGAGTAAACAATTTACTATTACCATgaaatttacataaacatACATTTGTAAAGGTGTTTACGGGCAAcaacaaaattgcaatttttattttggattcGTACGATTTATATCTAATATTGTAAATAGCTTAAACCTACAATTGCAAGTTTGAACTAGAGTAATACGTATAGAAAggatttgaattaaaaaaaaagatacgttaaaaagaaaatatcttattccaacaaaatttaattgtacataaaactttacaaacttattttattttctgcctGACCATTCGTCTTATAAAGTATATAGAGGGTTTTCTGCAATACATTGGATGTATACTTTTCAGTTATTACTTCTCATGATTCTAAAACGGCTGCtgaaattgcattttgataTAAAGCGTTTTTAGGCCAGACCCTAATTGTCATGAGTCGCAATATAGTCGGCGTCCCTTTAACAAACCATCGGACttttataaattcatttgTAATTTCAGATAAATCGATTATGGGAATGTATATAACCTAATaagggtaaattttaaaatttgtgatAACTCTACAGTGTCCCGAAAAAACAAGGCGCCAtgaaatgtcatttttttaaataggatcATATGCATTGTTTTCATGTGATAGAATGGGTGCTTGATGCTGAGTTAATTCCTAGATTTTCTTTACCCTGATATGCAGTACCTCAAAACTATGAagtttaaaaggaaattttagacatttgtgtgcttcataaaaaaaaatatctcagTTAGCTTCAATtatattttgatcattttaggATGGATTCTCATGTAAGATCACCTTAgtatactatatatatataatactCATTTACTCAGAAATACATACAGACTATTTTCAAtaacgaatttaattaaacgtactgtaattattaattatttgtattaagacgcttttttgcatattttactGCGACGtcatagtattttttttaagaaactatagaaaaatttaaaaatattaatattgaaaagtgagaaaatgtaaaaaaattagcaaTCTAGCAAACTGAAAAGTCAATAATAGACCAGGAACCGAACCTTCGGGGACGTGGCAAACAGCATTTTTGCCATGCCTTCTTGTGCTTtagtattgtttttttttctcaaataggCAGCCGTGTTTGATGTCTATTCGACAGTTATAAATGAACCCATAAAATTAaggttttattatttgcagGTCGCATTTGAGTACCTTAGAttcacaatttattaaaatagattGATTCCAAAAGTGTATAAGGAAATTGCCAGACAAATCCATCTAGAATGAAGTTAGAATTGTCGACTGAATTTAAAACTGTAGATCCAtctcaaaattataaattgaatCTACAATTTCAGGcataaaaaacaacaattaaaaaaataaatttataaaattcgtTCTTTGCTTTTACGCTTTCACACACGTTAGACTTGAAAAAATGCATCATTCTGCcgttatttgcaattttgctaTTATACATAGAGGGCAGCTACATAAACTCTGAATTCATATTATCTGTCAATTGTCAGTGTCAACATCCAACGATTTTCGATCGATGCTTAAATATtctctaattttaaattcaaaagaatgggttttttggatttttttaagagCTCTAAACGAGAAAAACCcaataaaatgattaaaaatatttttccgagTAAATAGAGACAATAGACCAAGACAATCATGTCTACAGTGTGCGAAGAAGTGTTTGATGAAACCAGCCACCCTTCGGTACAAGGTAGGGAACAGTTTGTTTACATATTGTTTGTAGCCCcaatattattgtaatttcaattattttggaGGATTAGAGAAAATTGAAGTGTCGTTGTCTGGTCTTTTGATATccataaaaatgtgttaatattTGAAAGAGTAGTTCCTCAATTGATTAATGTGAATAAAGTTAATTCAATGAGAAACTATGAAATACAAAGATCCTTTGGCTTTGTTAATTCCTTTCcttaaaatatcattatttactatctttttttttaatacatattaGTTTTTAATCTTATAGAAATAAAAGATTATGCAGTCAAGATCGGGATTGATCCAGATTCTGAACCTCAACTACTTCCACTAGCTACTGAAGGACTTATGAAAGCTTTGCCTGCTGGATGGAAACCATGGTAGGTACCTACTTCATATTTCAAATCATTTTGAGAAAGAGACAAACATTTTACTATGAAAGATgacttatttaatttgtaatagTCCTAAGGTTTTACTGCAACAAGTGGttgaaggattttttttcaaatagcacAAAGGATTTATcttataaaaaatctaaaacaacaaatatttctaaatgtctattaaacaaaatacaatTACAGTTTATTTTCGATGTGCTCATTTGTATCTGGTGCAGCCTGTGCAGATTCATTGTGAGAATTATCTTGTTCCTCCCCATCATCATCCCCAGCAGTCTCATCATCACTTTCATCTTTTTCATCTGTTTTATCATAAGAATGCCTAGCAAGTTTATTTTGAATCCACCACATCTTTAAACATAATATTCAGAAATTCAATAAGCTTATATTATGAAATTCATACCATAGCCTCTTCATTTATTTCTGTATTCAAAATTGTAGGTAAAATATGCTTTTCCTTAAATTCTTTTACATCATTTTCAACCTCTTCCCATATGAGTTTTTCATGCATTCCATCTTCACCATAACGATAGTTGTACCTTTCATAATGCACATAATCCAAAAACAATCCCAAAcctgaagaaaaatccttaaGTCTGTACATACTGACTCAATAACAATTACCTGGAGCCCTCGGCACATTGACAGTTTCATAAGTAAATgctttaattattgtattcTGTGTAGTCATACCTCTGACAACAGCTAAAACTAATCCTACCATTTTTCTGATTTGATGCATCATGAAGCTTTGTCCATACACTTTTAATGCACAAAATTCCACATTATCTTTCACAAATGGAGGTTCACATTCAAAAGATTTAATGAATCTTTTTGCACTTGGATCATTTGGCTTCTTTTTCACAgtgaaattgtgaaaatttttagtCCCAACATATAATTGCAATATCTCATTGATTTCTTTTAGAGTTTCTTCCTTTATCCTGAAAGCTTTTTGTGGTTTCTCAGTGTCTGCAAAAGCAATTGTAGGTAGAACATATATGTATGTCCGAAAATCACATTGGCTTTTAGAATTAAAACCTTTGGTGACTCTTTTAGCAGCAAACAGCCTGATTTTTTCAGGGAGCTTTTCATTCACTTTACTAATATCAAAATTCTCTCCAAGTTTCATGGAAACTACTTGCCGTGCTGCACTTACTCCTTTGTCAGTCCGGGCAGCCCTCtgaaattgcatattttgcaCCACATCATAACACTCTTTATTGATGAATTCCGCGTcaaataaagctttaaataGGTCTTCTTCTATGGTTTGAGTACCACGATTTCTTTGCATTCCCCAATAGCCCACACCTGAATATCCCATGAGCACAGCAAATTTACGCCTTTTGATTTTCTCTGTTTTGTCAtcagttttatttatgtcTTCTTTGTTGTTTTCCTCAATTTTAGGTACTTTTGGTCCTAGACCAACCCCTTTGTCTGTTCTCCTATCTTCCCATTGGCGTTTCTTTGATTTCCCAttgtatttaagttttttgtttattgaaatattactCATTTTATCTTCTGAATtggaaaataagtttttcaggaaaattctACAGGGTAGTAATGTTGTATGGTGTTTTATGACATTGTTCCCAAGAAACCTCATTAGATTTGCATTTAAaggatgtttttattttatattttcaactgATTTTAATTGAGTTTGTTGTATGATATTCTTTAAATGTAAAACTATTTGAAATGTGTATTTTTCTctagaaatttaaagaaaattttagaaaatacgGAATTGTTTCCGTGGTTGTTTGTTTTCTTAACGTGCTACAGAAAGTGAGGTTAGAAATTCTTATTGATTTGTTGAGAGATGTCAAATGgtgacattaatttttattttatctttattgcACATACATAGTTATAGGGAGAATGTTGGAGTTGTTCCGTTggcttaaaaaaagtttttgtttgtgtATTGATTTGTTTGAATTGattaattatcattattaattaTCAGGGatggtttaaaattaaaataacaattattatagtGTTAgtattttcacgatttttgagaaaaatagtatagaTGATTGCTTTCAAGACAAAAAATGACCGCATGTTGCTGTCGGTCTTTCTCTGATGCATTACGACATGCGTAGGCGAATAAGGATAAATATAACAACCGGTCATATTTTACCTAATATACTGGAGAAGCAGGCAACTTAATATCCATTAAACactatttttgaacttttatttCGGATTACTCACGGtgtccaaagaaaaatatcatttaccttaaaaatgGGATCTTTATTTCTATTGTTCTTTTAAATACTCCTATTTATTCttgaataacaataaattaaagcatatttcttattttacttaataacCCCCTCTTCGCTGTAGCTACGATGAGAAATCGAAATCATATTACTACTACAACTTAACAACCAAGAAAACTCAATGGGAACACCCTCTGGACGACGTATATCGTAGTTTGGTCAAAAAAGCTCGAGCTGAAAGTCAGTCTTTGTCGTTAAATGAACCTACCGAAGATGCGACTTACGCAAAAGAAGATGAACTTAAGAGCTTTGAGGAGTCTCTGGCTGATGTTCAGAAATTACAACCTCTTTCTTTAGGTAATCTTTATATTGCTTTATTCAGGGAGTATTTAAAGGCGATTTTtagtttctagaaaacgagacATACGTCTATCGCCCCTAAAACTGAGTCCCGCCCATAGCCCTCGACATGAATCTAAACTACTTAAACAACGCTCAGAAGATATTTTAGTTGGTAGCAACAAATTTTTACACAAATTCAGTAGCTTTGATGAGGAGAACAAGGAGGTGGGAGTGTTTGATAAACATCCAAAAGTGTTGGAAAGAATGGAACTCAAAGTAACAGGGGGAGGCTCCatgtttttgaaatcaaataccAAGAAAGGTGAACCTATTCCTAGTCCTGCTCAAAGAAGTGAAGGGCTGGACGCGCCTAAGAGTATCTTGAGGGCTATTGAACATTCAAAGAGCATGGATTTTGACAAGGTATTTAGATAcctgtttaaaatatttcagtaaGGCTTATTATCTTTAAAGGTATCCCTAGCTGACCGATCTGATAAGGATGATGATGACAAGAAAAGTGTacgttttaatttggaaaatatgacCGACGTAGGTATTACTTTTTCGGACAAGAGCTCGAGCGAAGAGGAGATTATTAATAGTGACAAGCAACCTAAAGACGAGGTGGTTGGAATGTCAAAAAACCGCTTTTCTGTGTCTCCAGTTCCAGAAAAGTCGGGAGGTACTTTGAGACTGATAAAAGTGCCTCCTGACTTTGTTACACCCAAATTAACAATCAACTATCCAGGtgatttaatcgtttttgtaTAGAAATTTGTTTACACATAATGATTAGGTTCGGAGTCGGACGAGGACACAAAAAGCCTGGAAAAACTAGAACTTAAGAAGGTGGGAAATATGTTTCACAGTGATAGTGATTCTAGTCCCGATGAAAGGGTGAAATCCTATTTTGAGGCCAGAGCTGATAAGAAAGTGGCCCAATTTAAGCAGAAACTGTGGGAGGAGAAAAATGGGGAGTTGGTTAATTTTAAGCTAAAGCTGGAGGAGTCTCATAAACATGAGTTGGACACGATTTTGGAggttaaaattgttttttttctcccTACGTTTAATTACAGTAAATAATTTGGTTTTGCAGGAAGAAAAACTTAAGCATGAACAAATTATAAAGACTGAAGTAGATAGTCTTAAAAGCCAGTTGGACGCCAGGACCAAAGAAGAAAGACTGAATTTTGATAGGCGAATTAAGGAATTAGCGGAAGAAGTGGATGGTAAACTAAAAGGGGAACAAGAGAGGATTAAGCAACATTATGAGGTacttttatatatgtataatattgAGTTGCATTTGATAAAGGTTTTGCAGTTTAAGAAGGAGGAGTTGGAGAAGTATTATGAAGATAAATTGGTGGAAATTGAGAAGGAATTGGCTGAACGTGTGGAAAAGCAAAAAgacgattttattttaaaccatAACGCCGAAATAGAACAACTACGTCAGAACCATTCGATTTTAATTGAAGAGTTAAAACGGGAGTTTTTAGTTGAGGTTGggacattttttcaagaagGAAAAATAACGTAATAGCCATTTAAATAGGAGCAGATTCTGAAGCAGGACCACCAGGCTGAAATGACagaaatgagaaatttatttctgaaGGAGGGAGAATCTTTAAAAAGCAAGAATTCCGGAGATGACAGgcagtttgaaaaaattcggTGCGAAAAGCGGCTTTTGGAGGATAAATATCGATGTTTGAAGGAGAAATATCTAAGGtaagccatttttttaatattagtcATAGTATGCGCTTAAAAGGATATACTGGATATTCATATTTATATACAAGGACTAGAAATTCTTAAAATCACGCCATTGTTATCAATTTGGTTTcctgttttcaaatttcgcaACAATTGTTACAGGTTGAAAACCGAAGTGAAACTGTCGCTCGACAAGCGAAACCGTCGAAAGGAGCAAAATAGCACCAACAACACTACTACCAATACTACAGGCTCTGAAACTGAGCAGAGCCATTCAAACAATAAAGAAAGGTACCCCTTAAAACCTCCGTATGAAAGTCACTTAAAACATTTCTGCTTCTTCAGAACACCTTTAAACTCACCTTCGAAGAAAATTTTGCTCGATAAACCACCGACACCGTCAAACAACATCAAAACTGAcgccaaaatatttaaagtgcaGGAGTTGGACACATCAGTGAGTGACAACTGCTATCAGAGCGATGAGAAAGCCAATCAAAATGACTCGTCTGATAGCACTAATCctgcaaaaggaaaaaaaaagttgttttccaGGTGAGATTTTGCAATTACAGGTTCTTGTTATCGAATACTAATACATTTGAGGCTAGGCTTAAGAGTTCCTCTACAGTGAAAACCAACAACTTGAGTTCTAAATCTAGAAGGAATCATCAAAGGTCTTGTTCCCCTGTAGAAAATTTGAGGAAGCAATTGCAGAAACTTGAAGACTTGGAAGATCAGTTTCCTCAGAATTCTCAGAGTGACACCTATCATTTGAGGTATTTGTTTAGAGTGTTAGCAACGTAGGTTGCTAACAAATTTCTTGCAGATACCCGTTTTCTGATGGTCAAAAATTCGAGGGTAGCTCAGAATTGGAGTTCTTCCGGCACAGAATCCACTTGGAGCGTGACTCAATTAAGCGAGCAAAAGAGAGCTTGAGGAGCCAGAAAGCACTCTTTCAGCAGCGCCAAAAGGAGCTGAAGCTGAAGCACGGATCAATGGCCAGGCACACCTTGCAGCAACTTTGTCAGGAAGAAAAAGAACTGACAGATATGGAGGTTAACCTGCACCGCACTCGAAGTCTTCTTGGCGAAAAGGTGATTAGGCTTCGCCATTTGGAACAATCCCTGCATAGGGCCAACGTTCAAAACGACCAAAGCAAATTGGACGATGCAACTTTGAGCGATATTTCGTCCCACAGTGCCAGCTCGGGCATCAGTTCTACTGAATTTCTTGCAGCAGAGATTGCCATTAATAACCACCACCCTAAGGCGATTTCCAAGTCGGAGTTCCAGGAGCCTTCAGAGATTATCCAGAGcttggaaaatttgaattcagaGATCAGGGAAATTTGGGATGTTTTGAGAACGCAGCAGCAGCAGACGAGCATTGCTCAAGGTATAAGAAGAACTTTAgttgtgtttattttattacatttatttgtttagtGATTCCTCCGCTAGTGTACCCAGATCTTGGTTGGCCAGTTTTAGCCGGATCAGCGAATGTACCAGCTCCTCCTTCTATTCCTACTTTAGCGGACAGATTGCATAATTATAGACAACATGTTGCTTTGGCAAATGCTCAAAGTACGGTTGTTACTCATGCCTCgcaggtaaaataaaaaatcctcCTCCTTTGGACTGTTCTTTCCAAATGTCTGTTTCAACCTTAATGGGCCTTTTGAGCCCTTCtttcattgtaaaatttttacatttccatAAATGGTCCCCATGGAAGTTAATTCTGAAATACGTGTTTTGGCTTACCATTCTTAAACTCGTTGCTGTTCTGGTGATTTacgattaattaaattttgaaatatgcaaCCAAAATGCgacaaaattatttctaaacgGCAATTTTTCGATTTACGTCTCtgcgacttttcaatttttaattgtcgCAGTCTAcggtttttctttattttttagggTGCGACAACAACCCTAATAGAAAGAACTCGGAATTTGAGGCATTGGCTTAGACAAAATGGCAACGAAGCCTGCACGGAAGCTAACCCTACACAAACCAACCTTTAGAGGCCCATTTATTAATCTATTGTTGCCTTAAGGCTTtaaggttgaaattttatcttaATTCAGCTTCAAACTTCATAATTAAGGAGTATTTAATGAATTAACGACTTTAGAGCTGTTTACCTACGCATTTAGAGTGTTTCTCTCGATTTCGAACCTTTATCTCAATATTTGTAGAGAATAAGCCCCCACTGCTTAATGCTCGTACTAaactatattattattgtagtGCCCCTTAAGTGTTACAAGACGTTAATTCTCTCTCCATCTAGATATTTAGGTTAATTCCCCGACTGAGTATGTATTGTGATAGATAGAATCTctaatttctattaaaaatcttttcatATACTTAGGTATATTACTATATGGATCTTTCATGCAGGGTGAATTTATCGCAACAGTTTGGTGTTTTGGGgtgaaagaaaacaataaaacaggCCATACTCCACAAGAAACTTATAGGTTTCGCTCCTTAAAATCATCTTGTATGAGTTATATtgttgtaatatttaataaactaaaCTTGTATTTTGTCTTAGAGCGTGGAAAATGACTGCACCGAGATAATATACTCTTCTATTACAGTtagtatttcaaaattttattgaagcactttaaaattaacttaatgttaatttgataATATTCTCAGAAGAGACTGTTTTCTAATAGTTATTGCCATTTTACTGGCACACCACTGtaaattatatacaaaaatatattgtgcCAACAGtgaatattataattaatgtCTAAATCTAAACTCTGAGGCTATATTATTTAAGAGGAACTATGAGCTGCAAAAGTTATCTTCCAGACTGAAATTTAGAATAGACTATCAATGCCTGTTGTATTAATGTTTAGATGCTTCTGTTAGAGGTTTTGATTTTTGGTCTTTGTTTTGTTAAGTGTTTTTAACTGTGATTTTCATTGTACAATATATTATGTTTGTTATGCACATGTGTTTATAGCTTCAAGATGGCCATTTTAAGCTATTTATTGTGCACAGGATCTCAATCTGTTTATTCTGTGATTATAATACTTTAAGAAGcactatttttgttttattgctaTCATTTTAAGAATTATCCAAGgaatattgataaaaaaaacacaacaacTTCAATTTACTTTATATTAACACTTATTACAATGTCAAAACTGCACTGGCTTTAAGAGCCCTTTTTTCCTTAGCTTTCACCTGTGCCGCAATACGATCCACATCCCTCCTTCCTTGTTGCGTAAGCTTTCTTCCTCCATCAGCAgatttttcaatcaatttaagTCCTATTAAATCAAacactattaaaaaaacacaaccaAAACTATGAGAGCATTACCTTCCAGACTTTGCAAAGATTTGCGAGCAATGCTGCCAGCAGATCTGCAGAAATGAGAAGGTTTGGTTCCATTACGTTTTCGACTACCAAAGATTTTGGTTATGGAACCCACTCCGATGGGGTTCCTAATGTAGATGTGTCTGATCACAGCAGCACATCTAACATAAAACCAGTCAGGGTCATATGGGGCCAATTCTTTTGCCCTTGAAGTTTTAACTAGATCAATCCATTCTGGTACCCTTAGCTTGCCAGTTCTGGAAAGAAACTTGGTATTGTTGAGTTACAGATTTAGCTAAAT
It includes:
- the Cep164 gene encoding centrosomal protein of 164 kDa isoform X2, translating into MSTVCEEVFDETSHPSVQEIKDYAVKIGIDPDSEPQLLPLATEGLMKALPAGWKPCYDEKSKSYYYYNLTTKKTQWEHPLDDVYRSLVKKARAESQSLSLNEPTEDATYAKEDELKSFEESLADVQKLQPLSLVSRKRDIRLSPLKLSPAHSPRHESKLLKQRSEDILVGSNKFLHKFSSFDEENKEVGVFDKHPKVLERMELKVTGGGSMFLKSNTKKGEPIPSPAQRSEGLDAPKSILRAIEHSKSMDFDKVSLADRSDKDDDDKKSVRFNLENMTDVGITFSDKSSSEEEIINSDKQPKDEVVGMSKNRFSVSPVPEKSGGTLRLIKVPPDFVTPKLTINYPGSESDEDTKSLEKLELKKVGNMFHSDSDSSPDERVKSYFEARADKKVAQFKQKLWEEKNGELVNFKLKLEESHKHELDTILEEEKLKHEQIIKTEVDSLKSQLDARTKEERLNFDRRIKELAEEVDGKLKGEQERIKQHYEFKKEELEKYYEDKLVEIEKELAERVEKQKDDFILNHNAEIEQLRQNHSILIEELKREFLVEEQILKQDHQAEMTEMRNLFLKEGESLKSKNSGDDRQFEKIRCEKRLLEDKYRCLKEKYLRLKTEVKLSLDKRNRRKEQNSTNNTTTNTTGSETEQSHSNNKERTPLNSPSKKILLDKPPTPSNNIKTDAKIFKVQELDTSVSDNCYQSDEKANQNDSSDSTNPAKGKKKLFSRLKSSSTVKTNNLSSKSRRNHQRSCSPVENLRKQLQKLEDLEDQFPQNSQSDTYHLRYPFSDGQKFEGSSELEFFRHRIHLERDSIKRAKESLRSQKALFQQRQKELKLKHGSMARHTLQQLCQEEKELTDMEVNLHRTRSLLGEKVIRLRHLEQSLHRANVQNDQSKLDDATLSDISSHSASSGISSTEFLAAEIAINNHHPKAISKSEFQEPSEIIQSLENLNSEIREIWDVLRTQQQQTSIAQVIPPLVYPDLGWPVLAGSANVPAPPSIPTLADRLHNYRQHVALANAQSTVVTHASQGATTTLIERTRNLRHWLRQNGNEACTEANPTQTNL
- the Cep164 gene encoding centrosomal protein of 164 kDa isoform X1; translation: MSTVCEEVFDETSHPSVQEIKDYAVKIGIDPDSEPQLLPLATEGLMKALPAGWKPCYDEKSKSYYYYNLTTKKTQWEHPLDDVYRSLVKKARAESQSLSLNEPTEDATYAKEDELKSFEESLADVQKLQPLSLVSRKRDIRLSPLKLSPAHSPRHESKLLKQRSEDILVGSNKFLHKFSSFDEENKEVGVFDKHPKVLERMELKVTGGGSMFLKSNTKKGEPIPSPAQRSEGLDAPKSILRAIEHSKSMDFDKVSLADRSDKDDDDKKSVRFNLENMTDVGITFSDKSSSEEEIINSDKQPKDEVVGMSKNRFSVSPVPEKSGGTLRLIKVPPDFVTPKLTINYPGSESDEDTKSLEKLELKKVGNMFHSDSDSSPDERVKSYFEARADKKVAQFKQKLWEEKNGELVNFKLKLEESHKHELDTILEEEKLKHEQIIKTEVDSLKSQLDARTKEERLNFDRRIKELAEEVDGKLKGEQERIKQHYEFKKEELEKYYEDKLVEIEKELAERVEKQKDDFILNHNAEIEQLRQNHSILIEELKREFLVEEQILKQDHQAEMTEMRNLFLKEGESLKSKNSGDDRQFEKIRCEKRLLEDKYRCLKEKYLRLKTEVKLSLDKRNRRKEQNSTNNTTTNTTGSETEQSHSNNKERYPLKPPYESHLKHFCFFRTPLNSPSKKILLDKPPTPSNNIKTDAKIFKVQELDTSVSDNCYQSDEKANQNDSSDSTNPAKGKKKLFSRLKSSSTVKTNNLSSKSRRNHQRSCSPVENLRKQLQKLEDLEDQFPQNSQSDTYHLRYPFSDGQKFEGSSELEFFRHRIHLERDSIKRAKESLRSQKALFQQRQKELKLKHGSMARHTLQQLCQEEKELTDMEVNLHRTRSLLGEKVIRLRHLEQSLHRANVQNDQSKLDDATLSDISSHSASSGISSTEFLAAEIAINNHHPKAISKSEFQEPSEIIQSLENLNSEIREIWDVLRTQQQQTSIAQVIPPLVYPDLGWPVLAGSANVPAPPSIPTLADRLHNYRQHVALANAQSTVVTHASQGATTTLIERTRNLRHWLRQNGNEACTEANPTQTNL
- the Cep164 gene encoding calponin homology domain-containing protein DDB_G0272472 isoform X4, producing MSTVCEEVFDETSHPSVQEIKDYAVKIGIDPDSEPQLLPLATEGLMKALPAGWKPCYDEKSKSYYYYNLTTKKTQWEHPLDDVYRSLVKKARAESQSLSLNEPTEDATYAKEDELKSFEESLADVQKLQPLSLVSRKRDIRLSPLKLSPAHSPRHESKLLKQRSEDILVGSNKFLHKFSSFDEENKEVGVFDKHPKVLERMELKVTGGGSMFLKSNTKKGEPIPSPAQRSEGLDAPKSILRAIEHSKSMDFDKVSLADRSDKDDDDKKSVRFNLENMTDVGITFSDKSSSEEEIINSDKQPKDEVVGMSKNRFSVSPVPDFVTPKLTINYPGSESDEDTKSLEKLELKKVGNMFHSDSDSSPDERVKSYFEARADKKVAQFKQKLWEEKNGELVNFKLKLEESHKHELDTILEEEKLKHEQIIKTEVDSLKSQLDARTKEERLNFDRRIKELAEEVDGKLKGEQERIKQHYEFKKEELEKYYEDKLVEIEKELAERVEKQKDDFILNHNAEIEQLRQNHSILIEELKREFLVEEQILKQDHQAEMTEMRNLFLKEGESLKSKNSGDDRQFEKIRCEKRLLEDKYRCLKEKYLRLKTEVKLSLDKRNRRKEQNSTNNTTTNTTGSETEQSHSNNKERTPLNSPSKKILLDKPPTPSNNIKTDAKIFKVQELDTSVSDNCYQSDEKANQNDSSDSTNPAKGKKKLFSRLKSSSTVKTNNLSSKSRRNHQRSCSPVENLRKQLQKLEDLEDQFPQNSQSDTYHLRYPFSDGQKFEGSSELEFFRHRIHLERDSIKRAKESLRSQKALFQQRQKELKLKHGSMARHTLQQLCQEEKELTDMEVNLHRTRSLLGEKVIRLRHLEQSLHRANVQNDQSKLDDATLSDISSHSASSGISSTEFLAAEIAINNHHPKAISKSEFQEPSEIIQSLENLNSEIREIWDVLRTQQQQTSIAQVIPPLVYPDLGWPVLAGSANVPAPPSIPTLADRLHNYRQHVALANAQSTVVTHASQGATTTLIERTRNLRHWLRQNGNEACTEANPTQTNL
- the Cep164 gene encoding centrosomal protein of 164 kDa isoform X3 produces the protein MSTVCEEVFDETSHPSVQEIKDYAVKIGIDPDSEPQLLPLATEGLMKALPAGWKPCYDEKSKSYYYYNLTTKKTQWEHPLDDVYRSLVKKARAESQSLSLNEPTEDATYAKEDELKSFEESLADVQKLQPLSLVSRKRDIRLSPLKLSPAHSPRHESKLLKQRSEDILVGSNKFLHKFSSFDEENKEVGVFDKHPKVLERMELKVTGGGSMFLKSNTKKGEPIPSPAQRSEGLDAPKSILRAIEHSKSMDFDKVSLADRSDKDDDDKKSVRFNLENMTDVGITFSDKSSSEEEIINSDKQPKDEVVGMSKNRFSVSPVPEKSGGTLRLIKVPPDFVTPKLTINYPGSESDEDTKSLEKLELKKVGNMFHSDSDSSPDERVKSYFEARADKKVAQFKQKLWEEKNGELVNFKLKLEESHKHELDTILEEEKLKHEQIIKTEVDSLKSQLDARTKEERLNFDRRIKELAEEVDGKLKGEQERIKQHYEFKKEELEKYYEDKLVEIEKELAERVEKQKDDFILNHNAEIEQLRQNHSILIEELKREFLVEEQILKQDHQAEMTEMRNLFLKEGESLKSKNSGDDRQFEKIRCEKRLLEDKYRCLKEKYLRLKTEVKLSLDKRNRRKEQNSTNNTTTNTTGSETEQSHSNNKERTPLNSPSKKILLDKPPTPSNNIKTDAKIFKVQELDTSVSDNCYQSDEKANQNDSSDSTNPAKGKKKLFSRLKSSSTVKTNNLSSKSRRNHQRSCSPVENLRKQLQKLEDLEDQFPQNSQSDTYHLSSELEFFRHRIHLERDSIKRAKESLRSQKALFQQRQKELKLKHGSMARHTLQQLCQEEKELTDMEVNLHRTRSLLGEKVIRLRHLEQSLHRANVQNDQSKLDDATLSDISSHSASSGISSTEFLAAEIAINNHHPKAISKSEFQEPSEIIQSLENLNSEIREIWDVLRTQQQQTSIAQVIPPLVYPDLGWPVLAGSANVPAPPSIPTLADRLHNYRQHVALANAQSTVVTHASQGATTTLIERTRNLRHWLRQNGNEACTEANPTQTNL
- the Pus1 gene encoding pseudouridylate synthase 1 homolog, yielding MRFLGNNVIKHHTTLLPCRIFLKNLFSNSEDKMSNISINKKLKYNGKSKKRQWEDRRTDKGVGLGPKVPKIEENNKEDINKTDDKTEKIKRRKFAVLMGYSGVGYWGMQRNRGTQTIEEDLFKALFDAEFINKECYDVVQNMQFQRAARTDKGVSAARQVVSMKLGENFDISKVNEKLPEKIRLFAAKRVTKGFNSKSQCDFRTYIYVLPTIAFADTEKPQKAFRIKEETLKEINEILQLYVGTKNFHNFTVKKKPNDPSAKRFIKSFECEPPFVKDNVEFCALKVYGQSFMMHQIRKMVGLVLAVVRGMTTQNTIIKAFTYETVNVPRAPGLGLFLDYVHYERYNYRYGEDGMHEKLIWEEVENDVKEFKEKHILPTILNTEINEEAMMWWIQNKLARHSYDKTDEKDESDDETAGDDDGEEQDNSHNESAQAAPDTNEHIENKL